The following proteins are co-located in the Sphingomonas panacis genome:
- a CDS encoding thiamine pyrophosphate-binding protein — protein sequence MCGVTHFFHMPLLLPPAIKAMPALGVQPVATHSEKAAAYMADGYARASGRLGVCGAQAIGAANLAAGLLDALMARSPVLALTGGGSTETRDRNTYQEIDQRPIYAGLTKFSARVDAAHRLPDLLNQAMRAATTGTPGPVHLELGGFTGGVLDGEAVSIHRPDPRFAIAPALRFPADAADVSRAADRIAHARRPIVIAGSGVRAGRAEAALARFVERWQLPLATSLDAKAALPDAHPLNAGVTGNYARDTANMAVAEADLIVFAGSTTGSMATSDWNVARPGTPTIQIDIDPRELGRNFPLDVGLAGDPATVLDQLADVARTTNRSAWHDRIAALKLQWRIMAEADERSDALPIAPQRLCRDLSESLPEGALVVVDTGHSGTWAARNLYLDRPGQGLLRAAGSLGWSYPAALGAKCAQPDRPVVCFNGDGAFLYHFAEMETAMRYGINTVTIVNNNQGFSQERPVWRESAALDENWRFSPVSYTRVAKGFGLKTYHVEKPADLRPALRAALAEHRPTLIEVMSDHQITCPPPWRP from the coding sequence GTGTGCGGCGTCACGCACTTCTTCCACATGCCGCTCTTGTTGCCGCCGGCGATCAAGGCGATGCCGGCGCTCGGCGTGCAGCCGGTGGCGACGCACTCCGAGAAAGCCGCCGCTTATATGGCCGACGGCTATGCGCGGGCATCGGGCCGGCTGGGGGTGTGCGGCGCGCAGGCGATCGGCGCGGCCAACCTCGCCGCCGGGCTGCTCGATGCGCTGATGGCGCGTTCGCCGGTGCTCGCGTTGACCGGCGGTGGATCGACCGAAACGCGTGACCGCAACACCTATCAGGAGATCGATCAGCGCCCGATCTATGCTGGGCTGACCAAGTTTTCCGCCCGCGTCGATGCGGCGCATCGCCTGCCCGACCTGCTCAACCAAGCGATGCGCGCGGCGACCACCGGCACGCCGGGGCCGGTGCATCTGGAACTGGGCGGCTTCACCGGCGGAGTGCTCGACGGTGAGGCGGTGTCGATCCACCGCCCTGATCCGCGCTTCGCCATCGCCCCGGCGCTGCGGTTCCCGGCCGATGCGGCCGACGTCTCCCGCGCCGCCGACCGGATCGCGCACGCGCGCCGTCCGATCGTCATCGCCGGATCGGGCGTCCGCGCCGGCCGCGCCGAGGCGGCGCTCGCCCGCTTCGTCGAGCGTTGGCAGCTCCCGCTGGCCACCTCACTCGACGCCAAGGCGGCGTTGCCCGACGCGCATCCGCTCAACGCCGGCGTGACCGGCAATTACGCCCGCGACACCGCCAACATGGCCGTCGCCGAAGCTGACCTGATCGTGTTCGCCGGCTCGACCACGGGCAGTATGGCGACGAGTGACTGGAACGTGGCGCGTCCCGGCACGCCCACGATCCAGATCGACATCGATCCGCGTGAACTGGGTCGGAATTTCCCGCTCGATGTCGGCCTTGCCGGCGATCCGGCGACGGTGCTTGACCAGCTCGCGGACGTGGCGCGCACCACCAATCGGAGCGCCTGGCACGATCGCATCGCAGCTCTCAAACTCCAGTGGCGCATAATGGCCGAGGCCGACGAGCGATCCGATGCGCTGCCGATCGCGCCACAACGGCTGTGCCGCGACCTTTCGGAGAGCTTGCCCGAAGGCGCGCTGGTGGTGGTCGATACCGGCCATTCGGGCACCTGGGCGGCGCGCAACCTCTATCTCGACCGACCGGGGCAAGGGCTGCTGCGCGCGGCGGGCTCGCTCGGCTGGTCGTATCCGGCGGCGCTGGGCGCGAAATGCGCGCAGCCGGACCGACCAGTGGTGTGCTTCAACGGCGACGGCGCTTTCCTCTACCATTTCGCCGAGATGGAAACCGCGATGCGCTACGGGATCAACACCGTCACGATCGTCAACAACAATCAGGGCTTCAGCCAGGAACGACCGGTGTGGCGGGAAAGCGCCGCGCTCGACGAGAACTGGCGCTTCTCGCCAGTGTCTTACACACGCGTGGCCAAAGGGTTCGGGCTCAAAACCTATCATGTCGAGAAGCCTGCCGATCTGCGTCCGGCGCTGCGCGCCGCGCTGGCCGAGCACCGCCCGACGCTTATCGAAGTGATGAGCGACCACCAGATCACCTGCCCGCCGCCGTGGAGACCCTGA
- a CDS encoding carboxymuconolactone decarboxylase family protein — translation MTRIPYPDPDTLSAEKREVLSGASGRVLNVSRMAMHAPDPLWSAQRRLGRATVYEATLDARLRELLILRVAYLSNSEYELFHHLRIAETAGVTPAQADAMRTGDLSALTPDERTLTDFVTEVVRDVSPSDATLAAARAAFGIPLLFEMLVLIGGYMLTARVAALGGVELDAVPVTGWTS, via the coding sequence ATGACGCGCATCCCCTACCCCGACCCCGACACGCTCTCCGCCGAAAAGCGCGAGGTGCTGAGCGGTGCGTCGGGGCGTGTCCTCAACGTATCGAGGATGGCGATGCACGCGCCCGATCCGCTCTGGTCGGCGCAGCGTCGACTCGGGCGCGCGACGGTGTACGAGGCGACGCTCGACGCGCGGCTGCGCGAGCTGCTGATCCTGCGCGTCGCCTATCTGTCCAACTCCGAATACGAGCTGTTCCATCACCTGAGGATCGCCGAGACGGCGGGGGTTACGCCGGCGCAGGCCGACGCGATGCGCACCGGCGACCTGTCCGCGTTGACCCCCGACGAGCGCACGCTGACCGATTTCGTGACCGAAGTGGTGCGTGATGTATCGCCGAGCGACGCGACGCTGGCGGCGGCGCGCGCTGCGTTCGGGATTCCCTTGCTGTTTGAGATGCTGGTGCTGATCGGCGGGTATATGCTGACGGCGCGCGTCGCCGCGCTGGGCGGGGTCGAGTTGGATGCGGTGCCGGTTACGGGGTGGACGTCCTGA
- a CDS encoding DHA2 family efflux MFS transporter permease subunit yields the protein MNAESGLIAPAAARPPRNYRIIAVVAALALTMETIDATALVSALPTIARDFGVPATNLSALITAYLLSLAIFIPLSGRLADRFGSRTVFQAAILLFMASSLVCAAAPSIDGMIAARFVQGMAGAMMNPIARLVVLRSAPRHQMVSANSWLILPSTLGPILGPPLGGFLVTYVGWRWIFYINLPIGLAAVMLVSLLFDQHRAPHRARLDLAGFMLSSLSIALLLFGLQAATRDGEAALAAMLLLVGATFGAAYLRHARTREHPILDMRLLGLRQFRLSLVGGSLTRITQGAQPYLLPLMFQLGFGMSAAAAGTIVLATAAGALVTKLFAAPVLKRAGFRTALLVNGVLASAGYAAAGLFRPGWPWGSMVAILFVSGVAMSFQFSAYNVLVYEEIPPERMSAATSFHTTFQQLLLSVGVSLAAVVLHGAMTAGGRRIPAFGDFTIAFAVVCAISATATVVNWRFPSGAGAKIGGRDA from the coding sequence GTGAATGCCGAAAGCGGCCTGATCGCGCCGGCGGCGGCGCGACCGCCGCGCAACTACCGGATCATCGCCGTGGTCGCCGCGCTCGCGCTGACGATGGAGACGATCGACGCCACCGCGCTGGTCTCGGCACTCCCGACGATCGCGCGCGATTTCGGGGTTCCGGCCACCAACCTGAGCGCGCTTATCACCGCCTATCTGCTGTCGCTCGCGATCTTTATCCCGCTGAGCGGTCGGCTCGCCGACCGGTTCGGATCCCGAACCGTGTTCCAGGCGGCGATCCTTTTGTTCATGGCAAGTTCGCTGGTCTGCGCCGCCGCGCCGTCGATCGACGGGATGATCGCGGCGCGCTTCGTTCAGGGCATGGCGGGCGCGATGATGAACCCGATCGCCCGGCTGGTCGTGTTGCGCTCGGCGCCGCGCCACCAGATGGTCTCGGCCAATTCGTGGCTGATCCTGCCTTCGACTCTCGGCCCCATCCTCGGACCGCCGCTGGGCGGGTTCCTCGTCACTTATGTCGGCTGGCGCTGGATCTTCTACATCAACCTGCCGATCGGGCTCGCCGCCGTGATGCTGGTGTCGCTGCTGTTCGATCAGCACCGCGCGCCACACCGGGCGCGGCTGGATCTCGCCGGGTTCATGCTGTCGAGTCTGTCGATCGCGTTGCTGCTGTTCGGCCTGCAAGCGGCGACGCGTGATGGCGAAGCCGCGCTTGCTGCGATGCTGCTGCTGGTGGGCGCCACGTTCGGCGCGGCCTATTTGCGTCACGCCCGCACGCGTGAACATCCGATTCTCGACATGCGGTTGCTCGGCCTGCGCCAGTTCCGCCTGTCGCTGGTGGGTGGATCGCTGACCCGCATCACGCAGGGCGCGCAGCCGTATCTGTTGCCACTGATGTTCCAGCTCGGCTTCGGCATGAGCGCGGCGGCGGCGGGCACGATCGTGCTCGCCACCGCGGCCGGGGCGCTCGTCACCAAGCTGTTCGCAGCGCCGGTGCTCAAGCGCGCGGGGTTCCGCACCGCGCTGCTCGTCAACGGCGTACTTGCGAGCGCCGGTTACGCGGCGGCCGGGCTGTTCCGGCCGGGTTGGCCGTGGGGGTCGATGGTGGCGATCCTGTTCGTGAGCGGGGTCGCCATGTCGTTCCAGTTCTCGGCGTACAACGTCCTCGTCTATGAGGAGATACCGCCCGAACGGATGAGCGCGGCAACCAGCTTCCACACCACCTTCCAGCAATTGCTGCTCTCGGTCGGCGTAAGCCTCGCCGCCGTCGTGCTGCATGGCGCGATGACGGCGGGGGGGCGGCGCATCCCCGCATTCGGCGATTTCACGATAGCATTCGCGGTTGTTTGCGCGATCTCGGCTACGGCGACCGTGGTCAACTGGCGCTTCCCGTCCGGCGCGGGCGCGAAGATCGGTGGGCGCGATGCTTGA
- a CDS encoding HpcH/HpaI aldolase family protein: MIDRLRGGEFLVGTWAKIAALETVELLGHVGFDFAVIDMEHAPHSFQSAYSAIAHAQASGMSALIRAPDRSGSAIQRILDAGADGILVPRVETPEQAAEATASMAFPPMGHRGMGYTSRAARWGLDSAADYLAHGREHVLRAVQLEDIGSLEAIDAILAAPALNGVFIGFGDLALSSGLPGSHPTLRALETKVLAAANARGIPCGTAVQTPADALRCKQVGYSYCMISADTSLFANAAKALIGDTRAALAE; this comes from the coding sequence ATGATAGATCGTCTGCGCGGCGGCGAGTTCCTCGTCGGTACCTGGGCCAAGATCGCGGCGCTGGAAACCGTCGAGCTGCTCGGCCATGTCGGCTTCGACTTCGCGGTGATCGACATGGAGCATGCTCCGCACAGTTTCCAGAGCGCATACAGCGCGATCGCGCACGCGCAGGCGAGCGGCATGTCCGCGCTGATCCGGGCGCCCGATCGCAGCGGCAGCGCGATTCAGCGCATTCTCGACGCGGGTGCTGACGGCATTCTCGTGCCACGCGTCGAGACGCCAGAACAGGCTGCCGAAGCGACCGCGTCCATGGCGTTTCCGCCGATGGGGCATCGCGGCATGGGCTATACCTCGCGTGCCGCGCGCTGGGGGTTGGACAGCGCCGCCGACTATCTCGCGCATGGCCGCGAGCATGTGCTGCGCGCAGTGCAGCTCGAGGACATCGGTTCGCTCGAAGCGATCGATGCGATCCTGGCGGCGCCCGCGCTTAACGGCGTGTTCATCGGCTTCGGCGATCTCGCGCTCAGCTCCGGCCTGCCCGGTTCACACCCGACGCTGCGCGCGCTGGAGACCAAGGTGCTCGCCGCCGCCAACGCGCGCGGCATTCCCTGCGGCACCGCCGTGCAGACTCCAGCGGATGCGCTGCGCTGCAAGCAGGTGGGCTATTCCTATTGCATGATCAGCGCCGACACATCGCTGTTCGCCAACGCCGCCAAGGCGTTGATCGGCGACACGCGCGCCGCGCTCGCCGAATGA
- a CDS encoding TonB-dependent receptor: MRNLLLAGVSLGVIVPFAAQAQQQPAPPVAAPTPTPAPAADQGGVQDIIVTAAKREQNLQNVPISVTAVSEERLQTLNVTSTANISAVAPGIVFVPAPNPNVVQFVVRGVGTFAFADTLEQSVGVAIDGVPLGRVAGAVVDAVDISRIEVLRGPQGTLFGKSATAGLISIVNNKPNLHTTSFTGRALYGENEELRVQGTVNVPLIQDVLALRVSGWDFSRDGYLNAPKQPDGNIGDFHNMGVRARLAWQATPTLRFDASAEISSNWNDGTTTTTRSYLANDFLSYKGGPTIAQINASMGIVPGPNNRTIGVELQGIGGHVKPQFYQFEGNLDLGAVTLTSLTAYRRVKSDQIADYDYSASQANSYRTYQNYRSTTTQLTQELRLANAGNQKFQYTLGLFYYDLNVPQSSIEQDTLNVPTFPPPYYARGRQIQVTMNTKNYAAFADTNLRLGKFNLLAGARLSREESTGTFNRVSPQYAAGANGQDLSIFLPGSTAVGFPPYFVATSVKYTDFSWKVGGQYHVTSDVMAYVTASRAYKGPGFNFSNDLTASTFALNNAVVKQEIAHSYEVGVRAQLFDHTLTLNASAYRSPFDNFQITAGIPNALGGLTYTIINAGQIVAKGVEGDFSWHPRGALHGFSLDGNFAYNDTKYTDFANAPCFSGQTVAAAPTDTPGICAPIAIGSGATKQSVNGQRTVGSPEWQINLFGGYEHPVTDGLSAFLRTHWFHQTSIQYGVGANPGTLVGGYDTVDLSVGIRDRDDRWKLSVIGKNILDQMYTVRAVTSNPGLVQIIPYEAQSSWALALDVKF; encoded by the coding sequence ATGCGTAATCTTTTGCTGGCCGGGGTGTCGCTCGGCGTGATCGTGCCGTTCGCCGCTCAGGCCCAACAGCAGCCTGCGCCGCCAGTCGCGGCGCCCACACCCACACCCGCACCGGCCGCCGATCAGGGCGGCGTGCAGGACATTATCGTCACCGCCGCCAAGCGCGAGCAGAATTTGCAGAACGTGCCGATCTCGGTGACGGCGGTGAGCGAGGAGCGTTTGCAGACGCTCAACGTCACGAGCACCGCCAACATCTCGGCAGTGGCGCCCGGCATCGTCTTCGTCCCCGCCCCCAACCCCAACGTCGTCCAGTTCGTCGTCCGCGGCGTCGGCACCTTCGCGTTCGCCGACACGCTCGAACAATCGGTCGGCGTCGCGATCGATGGCGTGCCGCTCGGCCGCGTCGCGGGCGCTGTGGTCGATGCGGTCGACATCTCCCGGATCGAGGTGTTGCGCGGGCCACAGGGCACGCTGTTCGGCAAGAGCGCGACCGCCGGTCTCATCAGCATCGTCAACAACAAGCCCAATTTGCACACCACCTCCTTCACCGGCCGCGCGCTGTACGGCGAGAATGAGGAATTGCGCGTACAGGGAACGGTCAACGTGCCGCTGATCCAGGACGTGCTCGCGCTGCGCGTCAGCGGCTGGGATTTCAGCCGCGATGGCTATCTCAACGCGCCGAAACAGCCCGACGGCAATATCGGCGACTTCCACAACATGGGCGTGCGCGCACGGCTCGCGTGGCAGGCGACGCCGACCTTGCGGTTCGACGCGTCGGCGGAGATTTCGAGCAATTGGAACGACGGCACGACCACGACGACGCGCTCGTATCTCGCCAACGATTTCCTGTCGTACAAGGGTGGGCCGACGATCGCGCAGATCAACGCGAGCATGGGGATCGTGCCCGGCCCGAACAACCGTACCATCGGGGTCGAGCTTCAAGGAATTGGCGGGCATGTGAAGCCGCAATTCTATCAGTTCGAAGGCAATCTGGATCTTGGTGCGGTGACGCTGACGTCGCTGACCGCCTATCGCCGGGTAAAGTCGGACCAGATCGCCGATTACGATTACAGCGCGAGCCAGGCGAACAGCTATCGCACGTATCAGAATTACCGGTCGACCACCACGCAATTGACGCAGGAACTGCGGCTCGCCAACGCCGGAAACCAGAAGTTTCAATATACGCTCGGGCTGTTCTACTACGATCTGAACGTGCCGCAGAGTTCGATCGAACAGGACACGCTCAACGTACCCACCTTCCCGCCGCCTTATTACGCGCGCGGTCGGCAGATCCAGGTAACGATGAACACCAAGAACTACGCAGCATTTGCGGATACCAACCTGCGGCTCGGCAAGTTCAACCTGCTCGCCGGTGCGCGGCTATCGCGCGAGGAAAGCACGGGCACGTTCAACCGGGTCAGTCCGCAATATGCCGCCGGTGCAAACGGGCAGGATCTCTCGATCTTTCTCCCGGGCTCGACCGCAGTGGGCTTCCCGCCGTATTTCGTCGCGACCTCGGTCAAATACACCGATTTCTCTTGGAAGGTCGGCGGGCAATATCACGTCACGTCGGACGTCATGGCCTATGTCACCGCCAGCCGGGCCTACAAGGGGCCGGGGTTCAACTTCTCGAACGATCTCACCGCGTCGACCTTCGCGCTCAACAACGCGGTGGTGAAGCAGGAGATCGCGCATTCCTACGAAGTCGGCGTGCGCGCGCAATTGTTCGACCACACGCTGACGCTCAACGCCTCGGCGTATCGCTCGCCGTTCGACAATTTCCAGATCACCGCGGGCATTCCCAATGCGCTCGGCGGACTCACCTATACGATCATCAACGCCGGGCAGATCGTCGCCAAGGGTGTCGAGGGGGATTTCAGTTGGCATCCGCGCGGAGCGCTGCACGGCTTTTCGCTCGACGGCAATTTCGCCTATAACGACACCAAATACACCGATTTCGCCAATGCGCCGTGCTTCAGCGGTCAGACGGTCGCCGCCGCGCCGACCGACACGCCGGGCATCTGCGCGCCGATCGCGATCGGCAGCGGCGCGACCAAGCAATCGGTCAACGGGCAGCGCACGGTGGGGTCGCCGGAATGGCAGATCAACCTGTTCGGTGGCTACGAGCACCCCGTCACGGATGGGCTGAGTGCGTTCCTGCGCACGCACTGGTTCCACCAGACGTCGATCCAATATGGCGTGGGCGCCAATCCGGGTACGTTGGTCGGTGGCTATGACACGGTCGATCTCTCGGTCGGCATTCGCGACCGCGACGACCGCTGGAAGCTGAGCGTGATCGGCAAGAACATCCTCGACCAGATGTACACGGTGCGCGCGGTGACGAGCAATCCGGGGCTGGTGCAGATCATCCCCTACGAAGCCCAGTCGTCCTGGGCTCTCGCGCTCGACGTGAAGTTTTAA
- a CDS encoding CaiB/BaiF CoA transferase family protein, which translates to MLEPVHRPLAGIRVVDFSTLIPGPIATLLLAEAGATVIKIERKGDGDDLRGFAPRLGGDSWQFAMLNRGKQSLFLDLKAPADRDTALALIDGADIVVEQFRPGVMARLGLGYEAVAERNPRIIYCSITGYGQSGVRAQKAGHDINYLAEAGVLSLVADAAGRPMLPPVAMADLGGGTYPALLNILLALIERGASGRGRHLDIAMADNVFPLLSWALAATAAGAPPQPSQSLITGASPRYAIYPTRDGRHIAAAPLEDKFWRTFCALVGIAEDADTEAVGAAMRARDAAEWLAVFARHDVCCSLVRSVEEAMVDPDFAARGVFDHIVESPAGEVPALPTPLVAAFRDPEASRPMPVRTSTP; encoded by the coding sequence ATGCTTGAACCCGTCCACCGGCCGCTCGCCGGCATCCGCGTCGTCGATTTTTCGACGCTCATTCCAGGCCCGATCGCCACGCTTCTGCTCGCCGAGGCGGGTGCCACCGTTATCAAGATCGAGCGTAAGGGCGATGGCGACGATCTACGCGGTTTCGCGCCCCGGCTCGGCGGGGATAGCTGGCAGTTCGCGATGCTCAATCGCGGCAAGCAAAGCCTGTTCCTCGACCTGAAGGCACCTGCCGACCGCGATACCGCGCTTGCGTTGATCGACGGCGCGGATATCGTCGTCGAGCAATTTCGGCCCGGCGTGATGGCGCGGCTCGGGCTCGGTTATGAGGCGGTTGCCGAGCGCAACCCGCGCATCATCTATTGCTCGATCACCGGCTACGGCCAGAGCGGTGTGCGCGCGCAGAAAGCCGGACACGACATCAACTATCTCGCCGAGGCGGGCGTGTTGTCGCTGGTCGCCGACGCCGCCGGCAGGCCGATGCTGCCCCCGGTCGCGATGGCTGATCTGGGTGGCGGCACCTATCCCGCGCTGCTCAACATCCTGCTCGCGCTGATCGAGCGCGGCGCGAGCGGGCGGGGGCGGCATCTCGATATCGCGATGGCCGACAACGTCTTCCCGTTGCTGTCCTGGGCGCTGGCGGCGACCGCTGCGGGCGCGCCGCCGCAACCGTCGCAAAGCCTCATCACCGGCGCGTCGCCGCGCTACGCGATCTACCCGACCCGCGATGGCCGGCACATCGCCGCCGCGCCGCTCGAAGACAAATTCTGGCGCACCTTCTGCGCTCTGGTCGGCATCGCCGAGGACGCCGACACCGAAGCGGTCGGCGCGGCGATGCGCGCGCGCGACGCCGCCGAATGGCTGGCGGTGTTCGCGCGCCATGACGTCTGTTGCTCGCTGGTCCGTTCGGTCGAGGAAGCGATGGTCGACCCCGATTTCGCGGCGCGCGGCGTGTTCGATCATATCGTCGAGTCGCCGGCCGGTGAGGTGCCGGCGCTGCCGACCCCGCTGGTGGCGGCGTTCCGCGATCCTGAGGCGAGCCGCCCGATGCCGGTCAGGACGTCCACCCCGTAA
- a CDS encoding spinster family MFS transporter: MTAVAMAANVVPAGIVAPPREERPDSPYAWYVLFVLVVVYTFNAMDRTILSILAEDIKHTFAMSDSQLGFLHGTAFGVFYALFGYPMGRLIDRWRRTKLLAIGLAMWSAMTVICGLSANMVQLVGSRIGVGIGEATASPAGFSLTSDWFTKKRRATALGLFIGGLYLGQGLALAVGGTVASRWQAAFPGEKPFGLLGWQVAFVGVGLPGLLLAVWVWTLREPRRGLSDGITRPAETNIWPRFFGDVASVIPPLTLLQAARSGRGPLLWNLTVALLATACAVLLTRLTGDAMQWWTIAVGYYAAFSSAQSMKHRDKPTFALTWGTPTFLMAMIGFGSVSMVNIIMGFWVAPLALRGMAVDKASIGLILGATTAIAGVLGVIVGGKLSDMLLKYSQRGRIWVGIGATVLPAPFILVMCHTHTPWLFFLCNAPVAFLGNCWLAAGAATIQELVLPRMRGTATTTYFLASTMIGSGLGPYLVGKISALTGDLATGVQCGLIAVPIATLALWLCARGVEAAEATKWQRAHAAGEPA, translated from the coding sequence ATGACCGCCGTCGCCATGGCGGCGAACGTGGTCCCGGCGGGCATCGTCGCGCCGCCGCGCGAGGAACGGCCGGACAGCCCCTACGCCTGGTACGTGCTGTTCGTGCTGGTCGTCGTGTACACGTTCAATGCGATGGATCGCACGATCCTGTCGATCCTCGCGGAGGACATCAAACATACCTTCGCGATGTCTGACAGCCAGCTCGGCTTCCTCCACGGCACCGCGTTCGGCGTGTTCTACGCGCTGTTCGGCTATCCGATGGGGCGGCTGATAGACCGCTGGCGGCGCACCAAGCTGCTCGCGATCGGGCTGGCGATGTGGTCGGCGATGACGGTGATCTGCGGCCTCTCGGCGAACATGGTCCAGCTCGTCGGCTCGCGCATCGGCGTCGGCATTGGCGAGGCGACCGCGAGTCCGGCCGGGTTTTCGCTCACCTCCGACTGGTTCACCAAAAAACGCCGCGCGACCGCGCTCGGCCTTTTCATCGGCGGGCTGTATCTCGGCCAAGGCCTCGCGCTCGCGGTCGGCGGGACGGTCGCGAGCCGTTGGCAGGCGGCGTTTCCGGGCGAGAAGCCGTTCGGCCTGCTCGGCTGGCAGGTCGCGTTCGTCGGTGTCGGCCTGCCCGGGCTGCTGCTCGCGGTCTGGGTATGGACCTTGCGCGAACCACGCCGGGGGCTGAGCGACGGAATCACCCGGCCGGCCGAGACCAATATCTGGCCGCGCTTCTTTGGCGATGTCGCCAGCGTCATCCCGCCGCTGACGCTGCTCCAGGCGGCGCGTTCGGGGCGCGGGCCGTTGCTGTGGAACCTCACGGTCGCGCTGCTCGCCACCGCCTGCGCGGTTCTGTTGACCCGCCTGACCGGCGACGCGATGCAATGGTGGACGATCGCGGTCGGGTATTACGCCGCTTTTTCCTCCGCGCAGTCGATGAAGCACCGCGACAAGCCCACGTTCGCACTCACCTGGGGCACGCCGACCTTCCTGATGGCGATGATCGGCTTCGGCAGCGTGTCGATGGTCAACATCATCATGGGCTTCTGGGTCGCGCCGCTGGCGCTGCGCGGCATGGCGGTCGACAAGGCGTCGATCGGGCTGATCCTCGGTGCGACCACCGCCATCGCCGGTGTGCTGGGCGTGATCGTCGGCGGCAAACTCTCCGACATGCTGCTCAAGTACAGCCAGCGGGGCCGCATCTGGGTGGGCATCGGCGCGACGGTCCTGCCCGCGCCGTTCATCCTCGTCATGTGCCACACGCACACGCCCTGGCTGTTCTTCCTGTGCAACGCGCCGGTCGCGTTCCTCGGCAATTGCTGGCTTGCGGCGGGCGCAGCGACGATCCAGGAGCTTGTCCTGCCGCGGATGCGCGGCACCGCCACCACCACCTATTTCCTCGCCTCGACAATGATCGGCTCGGGGCTGGGTCCGTACCTCGTCGGCAAGATCTCCGCGCTGACCGGAGATCTCGCCACCGGCGTTCAATGCGGGTTGATCGCGGTGCCGATCGCGACGCTTGCGCTGTGGCTGTGCGCGCGCGGCGTGGAAGCGGCCGAAGCGACCAAGTGGCAGCGCGCTCATGCGGCGGGTGAGCCTGCGTGA